From a region of the Salvelinus fontinalis isolate EN_2023a chromosome 13, ASM2944872v1, whole genome shotgun sequence genome:
- the LOC129868402 gene encoding G protein-activated inward rectifier potassium channel 2-like has translation MEQDVESPAVTTRKPKLPKQARKDLPKQLVDQVRAKRKIQRYVRKDGKCNVHHGNVQETYRYLTDIFTTLVDLKWRFNLFIFVLVYTVTWLLFGFAWWLIAYVRGDLEHIGDNQWTPCVNNLNGFVSAFLFSIETETTIGYGYRVITDQCPEGILLLLIQSVLGSIVNAFMVGCMFVKISQPKKRAETLVFSTSAVISVRDGRLCLMFRVGDLRNSHIVEASIRAKLIKSKQTKEGEFIPLNQTDMNVGYDTGDDRLFLVSPLIICHEINQNSPFWEISQADLDKEDLEIVVILEGMVEATGMTCQARSSYVTSEIKWGYRFMPVLTLEDGFYEVDYNSFHDIHETNTPSCSARELTEMNCRARLPLTWSVASKLSQQGVLEPEGREKKSTTTRVTQEEGLEEQTERNGDIANIESESKV, from the exons ATGGAGCAGGATGTGGAAAGTCCGGCAGTCACCACCCGAAAGCCCAAGCTCCCCAAGCAGGCTCGCAAGGACCTGCCCAAGCAGCTGGTAGACCAGGTGCGGGCAAAGAGGAAGATCCAGAGGTACGTCCGTAAGGACGGCAAATGTAATGTCCACCATGGCAACGTCCAGGAGACCTATCGCTACCTGACGGACATCTTCACCACACTGGTGGACCTCAAGTGGAGGTTCAACCTCTTCATCTTTGTCTTGGTGTACACAGTGACGTGGCTCTTATTTGGCTTCGCATGGTGGCTCATCGCCTATGTCCGTGGCGACCTGGAACACATAGGGGACAACCAGTGGACTCCCTGTGTCAATAATCTCAACGGTTTTGTCTCAGCCTTTCTCTtctccatagagacagagacaaccataGGGTACGGCTATAGGGTTATAACAGACCAATGCCCAGAGGGGATCCTTCTGCTGTTGATTCAGTCGGTGCTGGGGTCCATAGTTAATGCCTTCATGGTGGGCTGCATGTTTGTCAAGATCTCGCAGCCCAAGAAGCGAGCAGAAACATTAGTGTTCTCCACCAGCGCTGTCATCTCCGTAAGGGATGGCCGGCTGTGTCTGATGTTCAGGGTAGGGGACCTTCGGAACTCGCACATCGTGGAGGCCTCAATCAGGGCCAAGCTGATCAAGTCCAAGCAGACCAAGGAAGGGGAGTTCATACCCCTCAACCAGACAGACATGAATGTGGGTTATGACACGGGGGATGACAGGCTCTTCCTGGTGTCCCCGCTCATCATCTGCCATGAAATCAATCAGAACAGCCCCTTCTGGGAGATCTCCCAGGCCGACCTTGACAAAGAGGACCTGGAGATTGTGGTCATTCTGGAGGGCATGGTGGAGGCTACAG GGATGACGTGCCAGGCCAGGAGCTCGTACGTGACTAGCGAGATCAAGTGGGGCTACCGCTTCATGCCCGTGCTCACACTGGAGGATGGCTTCTACGAGGTGGACTACAACAGCTTCCACGACATCCATGAGACCAACACACCCAGCTGCAGTGCCAGAGAGCTGACCGAGATGAATTGCCGTGCCCGCCTGCCCCTTACCTGGTCCGTGGCCAGCAAGCTCAGCCAGCAGGGGGTGCTGGAACCTGAAGGCCGCGAGAAGAAGAGTACTACTACCCGGGTAACCCAggaggaggggctggaggagcagacagagaggaaTGGTGACATTGCTAACATAGAGAGCGAGTCCAAAGTGTAA